The window CCCCTGCCCGAGACACCTTTCGCCCGGGCCGTGCGAATATAATCCTGCCCCAGCACTTCCAGCAGCGACGTCCGCAGGTACCGGGCCAGCGTCGCGCCTGGGCGAAAGGCGATCGCCGCCGCCGGGATGACCACGCGGAGGTCAAGCACCCCGCCCCATCCCCCGGTTGGCAGCCAATGCAGGAGGACGGCGAGCACCGTCACGAGGATCGTCGCCATCACGTAATTCGGGATGGAGATGCCCACCACCACGATCCCCATCGCGGCATAGTCAACCGGCGTGTTGCGGTACACGGCGGCCAGGGTGCCCAGCGGGATCCCGAACGCGACCGCCCACACCATCGCCACGGCTCCAAGCTGCACGGAGACGGGGAAGAAGTCCGAGATGATCTCCGAGACATCGCGGGCGGCGTTCACGTACGACGGACCGAGCGATCCGTGGACGGCGTCCCGGAGGTAGAGGAGATACTGATCCCAGAGCGGTTCGTTGAGATGGAACTTGAGCCGGATGTTCTCGATGACCTGCGGGGCCAACGGCTTCTCAGCGTTGTCCCAGGGCCCCCCCGGCGTCGCGTGCACCAGGAGAAACGCGACCGTGTACACGACCGCCATCGTGGGGACGGCGAGCAGGAGACGCCGGACGAGGTAGGCTCCCACGGATGCGCCGGATTATGGGAGCGCTGCGCCGGCCTCGCCGGCGCAGCGCCCGCGAAACCTTAGTGCTCGAGGATCTTCACGCGGCCGAACGTCCCGAACCAGGCCGCCGCAGCGGGAGGCAGCCGGAATCCCTGCACCCACGGCTTCACCGCCACGATCACACCCAGGTGATAGACGGGAAGCGCCGGCAGATCCGTGTTGAGAATTTTCTCTGCCGACTCGTACATCTGCTTCCGCTTGGCGGGGTCTGCCTCGCCCGAGCCCTTGCGGATCAACGAGTCGAACTGGTCGTTCCGCCACTTCGTGTAAAAGAAATCCTGATCTGAGTCAAACAAGATGTTGGCCCAGTTGGCGGGGTCCTCGAAGTCCGATCCCCAGCGGCTGAGGTAGAAGTCGTACGGCTGCTTCGCCCACGAAGCCCGGGCGGCGTTGAACTCCTTCGACTCCATCCGCTGCAGGGTCAGATTGATCTTCAGGGTATCGTGCCACATCTGCTGGAGGGCCTGCGCGACCAGGTCGAAGGTCACCAGCTTCGGCCAGGCCAGCCGCACCTCCGGAAACCCCTGCCCGTCCGGATACCCGGCCTCGGCTAGGAGCTGGCGCGCCCGGTCCGGACCCCCCGTGAGCGGCGGCGTGGAAAGGTACCCGATCGTCCCGGGGGGCGTGATCGTCGGCGCGGGGTCGTAGATGCCGCGGAGGACCTCGCTGGCCACCCGCTTGTGATCGATCGCCAGGTACAGGGCTTGGCGGACTTTGGCCTTGCTGAGCGGCGACTTGGTGTTGGTCGTGTCGCAAAACACCATCGCCGTTCCGGACCACCGGTACTTCTGCAGCTGCTTGCTCAGGGCGGGAGACTTTCGCACCCGCTCGATGTCACCGGGCTGGATCTGGTCGGTGACGTCGAGCTCGTTGTTCTCGAACGACGGCAGGCTGGTGCGGAACGGGTCATCGGTGAGCGTGAACACCACCCGTTGGAGTGTCGGCTTGGCGCCCCAGTACTTCGGGTTCGCGACGATCACGAGCTCTCGGTCGTGCTCCCATTTCTGCAGCATGAACATCCCGTTGCCCACGTGGTTGCCGGCCTCGACCCATTTCTTGCCGTACTTCTCGACCTGCCAGCGGGGCACCGGCATGAAGTTCCAGGTGGAGACAAGCCGCGGGAAGTACGCGGCCGGCTCGGAAAGGGTCGCCCGAAGGGTGAGCGTGTCCACGGCCTTGACCGCCACGGTATCGCGGTCCTTCGTCTTGCCCTTGTTGAAGTCGAGCGCCCCCTTGATCGGATAGAATGCGGAGGCATAATCGCTGGCGGTCTCCGGATCCGCGACGCGCTTCCACGCATACTCGTAATCCGCCGCGGTCACAGGGTGTCCGTCCGACCACTGCATCCCCGACCTGAGGTGGAACGTGTACGTCAGGCCGTCTTTGGACACGTCCCAGGACCGGGCGGCCAGCGGGACGATGTGGCCGGTGTCGTCGAAGGTGAACAGTGGATCGAAGAGGGCCATGCCGATCAGAATCTCCGGCCGGGCCTCCATGGTGGCCGGATCGAAGTGCAGCGGCTCTTGATCGGGGTAGCGGAGGATCTGCTTCGCCGCCGGTGCGAGCGCCGCGGCGGCGGGCTCAGGCTCGGAGAGGACGGCGCCCGCCGCGATGGCCGTGCCGAAGAGCCCGGTCAGCTTGACGAACTGCCGCCGGGTGATCAGGCCGCGCTCATAGTATCCATGCCAGGGGAACGCAATCCGCTCATCTGCCATCGGGGTCCCTCCAACCTCCAGCGCTATTGGTGTCGGGCCTGTTCGGGGCGTTGAGAAGAGTTTCCTTGTCACCGTTTCACGGCCCCGAACGTCAGGCCGGAGACGATGTGCCGCTGCACGATGAGGGTGAGGATGATCACCGGCAGCGTGATCATCGTCGCCGCGGCGGCGAGCGGTCCCCAGCTGATCTCCTCGTAGCTGATCATGTTGAAGACCGCGATGGGCAGGGTGCGCGTGTGCCTCCCGGCAAGGATCACGGAGAACAGAAAGTTGTTCCAGGAGAAGATGAAGCTGAGGATGGCCGCGGCCACGATGCCCGGCCGCACCAGGGGGAGCGCGATTCGCCAGAACGCGCTGTAGTAGGAGCACCCGTCGATCAAGGCGGCGTGCTCTAGCTCCTCGGGGACGTCCTCGAAGAAACCGATCAAGACCCAGATGATCAGGGGGAGGCTCACCACCAGGTGGGTGAGGATGAGGGCCGGGTACGTGTCCACCAGATGGAGGTGCCGGAAGAGGATGTACCAGGGGATCAGGTAACTGATCCCGGGGATGATCCGGGCCACGAGGACGGTGAGGGCGAGACCCTGCTGCCGCCAGCGGGCGATGCTGAACGCCGCGGGCAGCCCAACGATCAGACCGAGTGCGGTGCTGCCGGCCGCCACGACCGAACTGTTCCAGACGTACAGGACGAAGGGGTTCTTCTGAAAGACCTCCGCGTAGTTCTTGAAGGTGACGGCAAAGCGGAAGAAGTGGGGCGGGTATCCCGCCGCCTCTACCTGGGTCTTCAGCGACAGCGTGACCATCCAGTAGAACACGAACACGGTCGGCAGCATCGCCAGGCACACGAGCGCGTAATATCCGGCCGTGCGGAGCACGTCGGTGATGCGCCGCTTCTTCGGGCCGAGCGCCGCGACGGCGACACCCGCTACCATTCGGTCCGGCGCACCTTCATCAAGATCAACGAGGCTCCCATCACGATCGCGAACAAGGCCACCGCCATCGAGGACGCGTACCCGATGTTGAAATACGAGAACGCCTGGTTGAACAGCAGGAGGTTGATCGTCTCCGACGCGTTCGAGGGCCCCCCCTGCGTCATGATAAAGATGATGTCGAACGTCTTGATCGCGTCGATAGCGCGGAAGAGGACGGCCACGATGAGGATCGGACGCAGGAGCGGCAGCGTAATATGCCACAGGATGGTCGGCCCCGAGGCGCCGTCGATTACCGCCGACTCATAGGGTTCCCTGGGCAGCGCCGCCAGCCCGGCGAGCGCGATCAGCATGACGAGCGGCGTCCATTCCCACACGTCGACGAGCGCGAGGGCGTAGAGGGCCGTGTGGCTGCTGTACGTCCACTTGAGCGGTCCCACGCCGACGCGGGTGACGAGGTAATTCATCACGCCGAGCGTGGGGTGGTACATCATCACGAAGATCAGCGCGATCGCCGTGGGCGTCGCCACCATCGGGAGAATCGAGAGCGTTCGCACGAGCCCCCGCCCCCAGAACTCCCGGTTGAACAGCAGCGCCATCGCCACCCCAAGCACCGCCTCGCCGGAGACCACGAGCGCCGCGAAGTACAGCGTCCGAAAGAAGGCCTCCCGGAACCTCGGGTCCGCGAAGGCGAGATGCTGGTAGTTGGCCAGGGCGATGAACTTCGGCAGCGTCACGCTCGAGGCGTACCATTCCTGCAGGCTCATCCACCCGGTATACAGCACCGGATAGACGATGATCAGGGCCACCGCGACCACCGCCGGCGCGGGGAAGATGAACCGAGCATACCGGTGGGCGAGTCGCGCGCATCGCGCCCCGAACCCGGTCGGGGCGGGGACGGCAGACGGACGTACGGCGCCGGTGTTGGGGAACGCGGCTACTTCTCCGTCTTGTCCAGCATCTCCTGAAACTGCTTGTTGGCGTCGGCGATCACGTCCGCCGATTTGGCGCCCTCGATGGCCTTCTGGATGGCCACCCCGATGATGTCGCGGTACTGCGTGACGTCGACGATCTCGGGGAGCCCGGGGCGGCTGATCTTCAAGCTTTCCTGGTACGCTTGGTACCAGCCGATCGGCATCTTGGCCTTGGCTTTGACTTCGGGCAGCCCCCAGGTCGAGGCGCGGCCGACCCCCACCCCGCCCAGCAATTCCCGGTTGCAGTTCTTCTTGCTGGTCGCCCACTCGGAGAACAGGTACGCCGCTTCTTTGTGCTTGCTCTGGGCGCTCACCGCCATCGCGTTGGTAAAGGTCGGCGCGAATCGCCCGGCGGGGCCCGACGGGAGCGGCGCGTACCCGACCTTGCCGACGATTTTGGACTTGGTGGGATCCTCGAACTGGTTCGCGAAGTTCACCCCATCGATGTACATACCGACCTGCCCCTGAATGAAGGCGGCGCTGCACTCATACCAATTGAAGTTGACCACGCCGGGGGGCGCGTATTTCCGGAGCATCCCCGCATACCAATCCATGGTCTTGATCCACTCGGGGGTGTTCATGGCCGACTTGCGGTCCGGGGTGAGATACTTGCCCCCCATCGCGAAGAGGACGAACGCCCAGGGGGTGGCGTTCGCGTTCTTGAGCCCGCGCATCACGAATCCGTACGTGCTCGGCGGATTGTGGAGCGCCTTGGCGCGGTCCTCCAGTTCGTCGAGGGTCTTCGGCGGCCCCCAGCCCTTTTGATCGAAGAGGTCCTTCCGGTAGAACATGACGAACGGATCGGGGAAAGTCGGGAGGGCGCTGATCGTCTTGTCGGGCTGAGTGACGGCGTCGACCGCCCCCTTGGTGATGTCGTTCCAGGCGTAGTCCTCGGCGGTCAGGGTCTTGTCCTGGAGGTAGGCGTTCACGGGCTGGAACCACCCCGACTTCCAGAACCGGCGCTTCTCCACGTGCATGCTCGCGTGCCACGCGTCGATGTCCCCCGCCCCGGAGGTCATCTGCACGACCAGCTTCTCCCGCCCCTGGACCTCGGGGATGACCTCGTGCTGGAGCTTCATCCCGGTGAGCGACTCGAACTCGGGGAAGTACTTCTCGATCTCGTCCACCCAGGGATGCTTGTAGAAGAGCAAGGATAATGTCGTGCCTTTGTAGCGTTGCCAGTTGACGCTCTCGGCCTGGACCGGGGAGGGCGCGAAGGGCGCCATCGCCGCCCCGGCGGCCGCTCCAACAGCCGCGGCCGTTCCGAGCCGGATGGCCTCCCGACGGGTCATTGTCCCGGAGCCGGCGCGTTTCCGTTGGGCCGTCATATGTCCCTCCTCGATGAGGCTCACCTCTGCTGGGACCAGTGCGTCGATGTTTGCCGGGGCTCCCCCAATCTCCTTGTGACGCGGGGCAAGTGGGCGCCTGCTGCCTTCGGTGGGTGGATCGAGACCGAGGTACCGCCTGGTACGGCTCCGAAAGAGGGTACATAGCGTGCAGTGAGAGGAACGGCGCGCCGGGGCGTCGCGCGAGCCCCTGGCGCGCCATCATCGCGACACGGGGGAGTCCCACGGATCGCGAATCTGGTATCGACGCCCGCACGTATGCCGGGCTTTTTCTGGTCACGCTGGCGACGCTCGTCTACGAAATCCTCCTGACGCGCGTCTTCAGCGTGACGATGTGGTACCACTACGCGTTTATGGCGGTCTCGCTGGCCTTGTTTGGCACGACGGTCGGCGCCATTCTCGTGTACGTCTCCCCCGGCATCTTCTCCCGCGAACGGACGAGCCGGCATTTGGCGCTGAGCGCCCTGTTGTTTGGGATCTCGAGCCTCACAAGCCTCGGGGCGCACTTGATGATGCCGGTGGACGGCGCCCGGATGCAGGGGATCCTGATCTTCACTTACCTCGTCATCGCCGTCCCGTTCGTGTTCAGCGGAATCTGTGTCTCGCTGGCGCTGACGCGGTTCCCAGAGAAGGTGAGCGCCCTCTATGCCGCCGACCTCTCCGGCGCGGCGTGCGGGGGACTCCTGTTCATTTATCTGCTACGTGTGACCGACGCCCCCGGGGCGGTGTTCGTGGTCGCGGCCCTGGGGTGCGCCGCCGCGGCCTTCTTTGCGTCTGCGCAAGAGCGCAGAGGGGTGCTGCGGATCGCTGTGGCAGGCGGCCTCGCGCTGGCGGTCCTGGGCGCGGCGCAATCCATCCTGGTCCGCGAGGAACGTCCGCTGCTTCGGCTGACCTGGGCCAAGGGACACCACGAGGTGCACACGCTGTACGAGAAATGGAATTCGTTTTCGCGCATCAGGGTAAGCGGCGACCCGAACGTCCCGGGAGCGCCTGCGGGGTGGGGGCTGAGCCCGCGATACGACCCCGGGCATAAGGTGCGCCAACTCATGCTCACCATCGACGCCTCGGCGGCGACCTGGCTCACGGCCTTCGACGGCGACGTGCAGACGCTGGGGCACCTGCGCTACGACATCACGAACCTCGCCCACTACGTGCGGCACGATGCCAAGGTGCTGGTGGTCGGCTCCGGTGGGGGAAGAGACATCCTCTCGGCCCTCGCCTTCCGGCAGCGCTCGGTGGTAGCCGTCGAGATCAACCGCAACATTATCGACGCGGTGAACAGGCGGTTCGGGCAGTTCACCGGCCACCTGGACCGGGACCCGCGGGTGACCTTTGTCAACGACGAAGCGCGAAGCTACATCGCCCGGCAGCGCGATCGGTTCGACATCATCCAGATCTCCCTCATCGATACCTGGGCCGCCACCAGCGCCGGGGCGTTTGTCCTGACAGAAAACTCGCTGTATACGCGGGATGCCTGGACGCTGTTCCTGCAGCGGCTCTCGCCACGAGGCGTGCTCAGCGTGTCGCGCTGGTATTTTCGTGATCGACCGAGCGAGGTCTACCGGCTGGCCACCCTGGCCACAACGGCGCTGGCACGATCGGGGGTGGCGGATCCCCGATCGCATATCGTGATCGCCCGGAACTTGAATCCAAGCGGAAATCGTAACGTGCCGGACGGGATCGGCACCATCCTCGTGAGCCGGGCGCCGTTCTCCACGGCCGATCTGGACGCGCTGGACGCCGAGGCCCGGACGATGCAGTTCGACCTCGTCCTCACACCGCGCGCGGCGCTCGACCCTACCTTCGCCACGATCGCCTCGGGGAGCAACCTCGAGGCGTTTACCGCGCGCTTCCCGATCAACATCGCGCCGCCTACCGACGACAGCCCGTTCTTCTTTCACATGCTCCGCCTGCGCGACGTCTTCAACCCGAGGATCTGGCTCCCGGGGGAGCGCAACATCAACATGAGCGCCGTGGCCACGCTGGGGACCTTGTTGGTCCTGGTGATTGTCCTCACCGCGCTGTGCGTCGTCGTCCCGCTCGTCCTGACGACGAGAGGGAGTCCGATCGACGGCGCCGCGCCCCTCTTCGCCTTTTTCGCCAGCATCGGGCTGGGGTTCATGCTCGTGGAGATCTCACAGATGCAGCGTCTCATCATCTTCCTGGGCCATCCGACCTACAGCCTGTCGGTCGTGCTCTCGACCCTCTTGCTCGCCAGCGGCCTAGGCAGTTATTTGACCCGGAAGACGGGCCATCGCGGGGCATCCGGGGCGGGCGGCCTGCAGTTGGCGGCCCTGCTCGGCCTGCTGGTGCTCTTCGGGGCGTTAACGCCGCGTGCGATCGTCGTGTTTGGGGAGGCGACGACCCCGATCAGAATCCTGGTCGCCGCCGGCGTGCTGTTCCCCCTTGGCCTCGGCATGGGGATGGCGTTTCCTTTGGGGATGAAGATCGCCTCGGCGCGGTGCGGGAACCTGACCCCATGGTTCTGGGGGATCAATGGCGCCATGTCGGTCTGTGCGTCCGTGCTCGCAGTGGCGATCGCATTGAATTGGGGGATCGCCGCGGCGTTCTGGAGCGGCGTCGCCTGTTACGCCGTGGCGGCTCTCGCGTTGGTCATGGCCGGCCGGGAGGCGGTCGTCCCTGTGCCCATTCCCTCCCCCGCCCCACACGCGGCCGGCCGCCAGACCGGCTAGGTCTGGAGGGGGTGCCGGAGGGAGGCGATCGCGAGCCCCGCGATCAGCAGAGCGGCGGCGAGCCCGGAGGCGAACGCTGTGGCCTCCACCGGCTGCGACACCCACGCCACGCTGCGGGCGAGCTTCTTGTAGACATCGCGCAGACTCCCGCCCGACGTCGGGTGGAAGTACTCCCCGCCCGTACGGTGAGCGACCGCCCGGAGGGTGTCCTCATCCAAGGGGCCGCCGATAACGAACCGGTTTTCCGTGATCGGCACGCCGATCCCGACGGTATACACGGTCACTTCCTCGCGCCGCGCGAGGTCCGCCGCGACGAGCGGGTCCATCCCGGCGTTGTTCTGCCCGTCGGAGAGCAGGACGACGAACCCGGGGGGCCTGGGACCCGGGGGCATCGGAGGGAGCGTGCCATCCGGCAGTGGACGGACGCGTCCCGGAAGGGCGGCGACGGCTTCCATGAGCCCGTCGCCGATCGCGGTCCGGTGCCTCACGCTGATCGCGTCGATTGCCGCCTGCAAACGTTCATGATCGGTGGTCGGCAGCATGTGCACGGTGGCGTACCCGGCAAAGGTCACCAGTCCGATCCTGATCCGACCCGGAAGCGCGGTAACGAACGCCTTCGCGGCCGCCTTGGCCGCCTCGAGGCGGCTCGGAGCGACATCGCGGGACAGCATGCTGCCGCTCACGTCGATGGAGAGCATGATCGCCGACTGGTCCGAGGGAAGCCGCATTGGAACGGTAGGCCGTGCCATCGCCGTGGTGAGGGTGGCGAGCCCCAGCAGGAACAGCGCGGCGGGGATATGCCGCCAGGCGGATCGCCGCGGCCCCACGGCCGCGGCCAGCATCTCGACCTCGGAGAAGCGGACCGGGACCCGGGTCCTCCGACGCAGCAGCCAGAGGTACGCGGCGGCCAGCAGCGGCAGAAGGGCGAGGCCCCACAGAAACGCCGGCCACTGGAACGCGACCGCGGGCGTGCTCATGCAGGCGACCCTCTCAATCCCGGGGCTCAGCGCGCGAACGCCGCGAGGCCCCAGCTTCCATATAAGAATAGGACCAGCCCAGTCGCAACCAGCGCCCAATCGGCCGCCCGCTGCGCCCGGGGGCCGCTGAGATAATCGTGCGCGATGGTCCGGAGGCCGTTACACCCATGATAGAGCACGATCCCCAGCAGAAGCCAGTCGACGCCGAGGAGGACACCGCGCCGCAGGGAGACCGGATACAACGCATAGTGGACGCCCAGGTGGATCCCGACGAGGACGACGAGCAGCAGGCCGCTCGCCCGCTGCAGCACCCAGAGTAGCGCGCTCACGACCCGGCCTCAGAGGACATGAAAGGCGCCCCGCAAGACGGCGGCGGCCGCGGCCGCCGCCGCGAGCGCGACAAAGATCCAGAACGCACGGCGGCCCCGCATCCGCTCGACCCCGAGGTCGACCAGCACGACCCGGATCCCGTTGGCGGTGTGGTACGCGAGCCCCAGGACCAGCACGCTCAGCACCGCGGGGTGCAGCAGAAATCGGAGGAGCGGCGCGAGCGCCTCGGGGTGGCGCCCTGCGCGGGCGATGGTGACGACATGCCAAACGACGTAGGCGGTCAGGGCCACGCCGGTCAGGCGCTGCGCCCACCACGCCCAGATCCCCCAGCGCGGGTGCGCGGGCCACAGCTCCGCGTAGGCCTGGGTCCGCCGCTCCTTGGGAACGGGATACACGCCGTCCTATCCCGGGCGCAGCCCAACGAGGCGCCGCATGGCGCGCGAGGCGAGGATCCGCTTCACCTGCTCGATCGCCTGGGTGGGATCGAGCCCCTTGGGGCACAGGTCCGCGCACGTCCCATGTGTGTGGCACCGCCAGCACCCACGCGCGCTGTCGAGCGCCGCGAGGCGCTCCTCGTTCCCAGCTCCGCGCGAATCGGCGAGGAGGCAGAGGGCCCGCGTCATCGCCGCGGGACCCAGAAACCCCGGGTGCATACCAACGACATCGCACGCGGCGTAACAGATGCCGCACGAGATGCATTCGCGGTGCCGGTCGATCACCCGGCGCTCGCGGCTCTCCGGTTGGACCCCGGCCTCGTCTGAAGGGTTAGGCCCCGGAATGAACTCGGGATGGACCGCGCGCCAGGCGTCGAAGAACGGCGCGAAATCGACCACCAGATCTCGGATCACGGGGAAATGCCGGAGCGGCTCGACGACCACGACCTCTTCCGGAATCGCCGACAGCCGGGTGCTGCACGCCAGCCGCCCCACCCGGTTCACGGTCACGCTGCAGGTCCCGCACATGCCCGCCCGACAGGCGTAGCGGAAGGCGAGGCCGCGGTCAGAGTAGCGGTGGATGTGCAGGAGGCCATCGAGCACGGTCATGCGGGCACTCTCGGGCACCTCGTAGCTCTGGAACGCGCGGCCGCCGGTGCCGTCCGACCGGGCCACGCGGACGCGCCTGACTTTCGTCATCGGTCGGCCTCCGCGAGCGCATCGGCCGGATTCATGCGGGTGAGGCAGACGGGGCGGACGGCGAGGCGGGGGCCGTCGCCCCCAGACCGCATCACGACGTGCGCGAGCCACTCCCGGTCATCCTGGGCGGGAAAGTCTGCGCGGTAGTGCGCGCCTCGGCTCTCCGTGCGGGAGGCGGCCGCCCGCGCGATCAATGTGGACGCGACGAGCAGGCTGTGAAGGTTGAGCGCCGCGGCCCACTCGACGTTGGCTTCGCGGGAACCGTGGACCCCGATCGTCCCGGCGCGGGTGGTGAGCTCGGCCAGTTCCGCGATCGCCTCATCCAGGAGGCGCCCGTCACGCACGACCCCGACCTTGTCCCACATCAGCCGGCGCAGCCGGTCGAGCAGGTCATAGGCGTCGGCGCCGCGTTCGCGGCGGAGCGGCGCGGATGCCTGCGCGATGTGCCGCTCAGCCTCCCGCTCGTCCCGCGGGATGCGCGGCCGCGCTCCGACCTCCTCGGCGATCACGTCGCCGGCCAGCGCGCCAAAGACGAGGGACTCGGCCACCCCGTTTCCCCCCAACCGGTTCGCGCCTTGAACCCCCGAAGCGTCTTCTCCCGCGGCGTACAAACCGTCGAGCGTCGTCCGGCACCGCGCGTCGATCCGCACGCCGCCCATGAGATAATGGGCGGTCGGTGAAATCTCCACGCGGCC is drawn from bacterium and contains these coding sequences:
- a CDS encoding ABC transporter permease; protein product: MGAYLVRRLLLAVPTMAVVYTVAFLLVHATPGGPWDNAEKPLAPQVIENIRLKFHLNEPLWDQYLLYLRDAVHGSLGPSYVNAARDVSEIISDFFPVSVQLGAVAMVWAVAFGIPLGTLAAVYRNTPVDYAAMGIVVVGISIPNYVMATILVTVLAVLLHWLPTGGWGGVLDLRVVIPAAAIAFRPGATLARYLRTSLLEVLGQDYIRTARAKGVSGRGVVIRHALRNALVPIATVSGILVADVITGSFFVETITRVPGIGRYFVLATTGRDYPVLLGLALLFGVVIITMNILVDLTYAALDPQVRYE
- a CDS encoding peptide ABC transporter substrate-binding protein, with product MADERIAFPWHGYYERGLITRRQFVKLTGLFGTAIAAGAVLSEPEPAAAALAPAAKQILRYPDQEPLHFDPATMEARPEILIGMALFDPLFTFDDTGHIVPLAARSWDVSKDGLTYTFHLRSGMQWSDGHPVTAADYEYAWKRVADPETASDYASAFYPIKGALDFNKGKTKDRDTVAVKAVDTLTLRATLSEPAAYFPRLVSTWNFMPVPRWQVEKYGKKWVEAGNHVGNGMFMLQKWEHDRELVIVANPKYWGAKPTLQRVVFTLTDDPFRTSLPSFENNELDVTDQIQPGDIERVRKSPALSKQLQKYRWSGTAMVFCDTTNTKSPLSKAKVRQALYLAIDHKRVASEVLRGIYDPAPTITPPGTIGYLSTPPLTGGPDRARQLLAEAGYPDGQGFPEVRLAWPKLVTFDLVAQALQQMWHDTLKINLTLQRMESKEFNAARASWAKQPYDFYLSRWGSDFEDPANWANILFDSDQDFFYTKWRNDQFDSLIRKGSGEADPAKRKQMYESAEKILNTDLPALPVYHLGVIVAVKPWVQGFRLPPAAAAWFGTFGRVKILEH
- a CDS encoding carbohydrate ABC transporter permease, giving the protein MVAGVAVAALGPKKRRITDVLRTAGYYALVCLAMLPTVFVFYWMVTLSLKTQVEAAGYPPHFFRFAVTFKNYAEVFQKNPFVLYVWNSSVVAAGSTALGLIVGLPAAFSIARWRQQGLALTVLVARIIPGISYLIPWYILFRHLHLVDTYPALILTHLVVSLPLIIWVLIGFFEDVPEELEHAALIDGCSYYSAFWRIALPLVRPGIVAAAILSFIFSWNNFLFSVILAGRHTRTLPIAVFNMISYEEISWGPLAAAATMITLPVIILTLIVQRHIVSGLTFGAVKR
- a CDS encoding sugar ABC transporter permease, giving the protein MALIIVYPVLYTGWMSLQEWYASSVTLPKFIALANYQHLAFADPRFREAFFRTLYFAALVVSGEAVLGVAMALLFNREFWGRGLVRTLSILPMVATPTAIALIFVMMYHPTLGVMNYLVTRVGVGPLKWTYSSHTALYALALVDVWEWTPLVMLIALAGLAALPREPYESAVIDGASGPTILWHITLPLLRPILIVAVLFRAIDAIKTFDIIFIMTQGGPSNASETINLLLFNQAFSYFNIGYASSMAVALFAIVMGASLILMKVRRTEW
- a CDS encoding sugar ABC transporter substrate-binding protein, which translates into the protein MTAQRKRAGSGTMTRREAIRLGTAAAVGAAAGAAMAPFAPSPVQAESVNWQRYKGTTLSLLFYKHPWVDEIEKYFPEFESLTGMKLQHEVIPEVQGREKLVVQMTSGAGDIDAWHASMHVEKRRFWKSGWFQPVNAYLQDKTLTAEDYAWNDITKGAVDAVTQPDKTISALPTFPDPFVMFYRKDLFDQKGWGPPKTLDELEDRAKALHNPPSTYGFVMRGLKNANATPWAFVLFAMGGKYLTPDRKSAMNTPEWIKTMDWYAGMLRKYAPPGVVNFNWYECSAAFIQGQVGMYIDGVNFANQFEDPTKSKIVGKVGYAPLPSGPAGRFAPTFTNAMAVSAQSKHKEAAYLFSEWATSKKNCNRELLGGVGVGRASTWGLPEVKAKAKMPIGWYQAYQESLKISRPGLPEIVDVTQYRDIIGVAIQKAIEGAKSADVIADANKQFQEMLDKTEK
- a CDS encoding VWA domain-containing protein, with translation MSTPAVAFQWPAFLWGLALLPLLAAAYLWLLRRRTRVPVRFSEVEMLAAAVGPRRSAWRHIPAALFLLGLATLTTAMARPTVPMRLPSDQSAIMLSIDVSGSMLSRDVAPSRLEAAKAAAKAFVTALPGRIRIGLVTFAGYATVHMLPTTDHERLQAAIDAISVRHRTAIGDGLMEAVAALPGRVRPLPDGTLPPMPPGPRPPGFVVLLSDGQNNAGMDPLVAADLARREEVTVYTVGIGVPITENRFVIGGPLDEDTLRAVAHRTGGEYFHPTSGGSLRDVYKKLARSVAWVSQPVEATAFASGLAAALLIAGLAIASLRHPLQT
- a CDS encoding succinate dehydrogenase/fumarate reductase iron-sulfur subunit, translating into MTKVRRVRVARSDGTGGRAFQSYEVPESARMTVLDGLLHIHRYSDRGLAFRYACRAGMCGTCSVTVNRVGRLACSTRLSAIPEEVVVVEPLRHFPVIRDLVVDFAPFFDAWRAVHPEFIPGPNPSDEAGVQPESRERRVIDRHRECISCGICYAACDVVGMHPGFLGPAAMTRALCLLADSRGAGNEERLAALDSARGCWRCHTHGTCADLCPKGLDPTQAIEQVKRILASRAMRRLVGLRPG